Proteins from a genomic interval of Phyllopteryx taeniolatus isolate TA_2022b chromosome 3, UOR_Ptae_1.2, whole genome shotgun sequence:
- the npy8br gene encoding neuropeptide Y receptor Y8b — protein sequence MEQQPNSNYNQASWKEIPWNFTEDCSLSLSGTTFLIIAYSAVLAVGLVGNSCLVFVIIRHKEMRNVTNILIANLSVSDILMCVVCLPVTIIYTLMDRWILGETLCKLTPFIQCISVTVSIFSLVLIAMERYQLIVHPTGWKPMARQSYLAVALTWITGCLISVPFVKYSILTLPFQNLTVPFPINDQLVCMERWPSVQARQAYTTSLLIFQYFLPLSLIMLCYLHIYLRLRRRKDMVERGRNTTQKNKKGATRINVLLTAIVVAFALSWLPLNIFNTVFDWNHEDIPSCGHDIIFSFCHLIAMASTCINPVIYGFLNNNFQKQLKSTLLHCRCWGVAERYESVPLSTVSTEVTKGSVLSNGSNSINI from the coding sequence ATGGAGCAACAGCCCAACAGCAACTACAATCAAGCCTCGTGGAAAGAGATTCCGTGGAATTTCACTGAGGATTGCTCGCTCTCGTTGAGCGGCACCACCTTCCTCATTATAGCGTACAGCGCTGTTCTGGCGGTGGGTCTCGTCGGGAACTCGTGCCTGGTGTTTGTTATCATCAGGCACAAGGAGATGCGCAATGTCACCAACATCCTCATCGCCAATCTGTCCGTCTCCGACATCCTGATGTGCGTCGTGTGCCTGCCGGTCACTATCATCTACACGCTGATGGACCGCTGGATCCTCGGAGAGACTCTGTGCAAGCTCACACCCTTCATCCAGTGTATATCAGTCACTGTGTCCATCTTCTCCCTAGTCCTCATCGCCATGGAGCGCTACCAGCTCATTGTCCACCCCACTGGATGGAAGCCGATGGCAAGGCAGTCCTACTTAGCGGTGGCTCTCACCTGGATCACAGGCTGTTTAATCTCTGTGCCTTTCGTCAAGTACAGCATCCTTACATTGCCTTTCCAGAACCTCACCGTCCCCTTCCCGATCAACGACCAACTTGTTTGTATGGAGCGCTGGCCGTCGGTTCAAGCACGCCAGGCGTACACCACCTCTTTGCTCATCTTCCAGTACTTCCTCCCCCTTTCCCTCATCATGCTATGCTATCTCCACATCTATCTGCGGCTGCGGAGGAGGAAGGACATGGTGGAACGTGGCAGAAACACTACgcaaaagaataaaaaaggCGCCACAAGGATCAACGTCTTATTAACCGCCATAGTGGTGGCCTTCGCTCTCTCCTGGCTCCCTCTCAACATCTTCAACACAGTGTTTGACTGGAACCACGAGGACATCCCATCCTGTGGCCACGACATCATCTTCTCCTTCTGCCACCTCATCGCTATGGCCTCCACCTGTATCAACCCAGTCATCTACGGGTTCCTCAACAACAACTTCCAGAAGCAGCTCAAGTCCACCCTGTTGCACTGTCGCTGCTGGGGTGTTGCAGAGAGGTATGAGAGTGTGCCGCTCTCCACTGTTAGCACAGAGGTTACCAAGGGGTCAGTCCTCAGCAATGGTTCCAACAGCATCAATATTTAA